One Xyrauchen texanus isolate HMW12.3.18 chromosome 44, RBS_HiC_50CHRs, whole genome shotgun sequence DNA segment encodes these proteins:
- the LOC127636919 gene encoding protein FAM163B-like — protein sequence MTAGTVVITGGILATVILLCIIAVLCYCRLQYYCCKKEESESEEEEPDFAVTSRLPPVHSNHNILAATVPMATTPNGPGFFTPPRARKLTRSQTFCPSCTHYDLPFYLQQPEGLRNGGERISYRSVHQQDLGLPTPIPTPLPAPMHTQLPTPLPNYHKLNLSRSVTMREMFQRSCSISTDV from the exons ATGACAGCCGGGACAGTGGTAATCACAGGTGGAATTCTAGCTACAGTAATCTTACTGTGCATTATCGCGGTACTGTGCTACTGTAGGCTGCAG TATTATTGCTGTAAGAAGGAGGAGTCGGAGTCAGAGGAGGAGGAGCCTGACTTCGCTGTCACATCCCGTCTGCCACCGGTACATTCCAACCACAACATCCTGGCTGCCACTGTCCCCATGGCAACCACCCCCAATGGGCCTGGCTTCTTCACGCCACCGCGGGCTCGAAAACTGACACGTTCGCAGACCTTCTGTCCTTCCTGTACGCATTACGATCTACCGTTTTACCTGCAACAGCCTGAGGGCCTGCGGAATGGCGGTGAACGCATTAGCTACCGCAGCGTGCATCAGCAAGATCTGGGGCTGCCCACTCCGATACCCACTCCGCTTCCCGCCCCGATGCACACCCAGCTGCCAACACCACTACCCAACTACCACAAACTAAACCTCAGCCGCTCGGTCACCATGAGGGAAATGTTCCAGCGGAGTTGCAGCATTAGCACTGATGTCTAG